The sequence ACCAGGATGGCGAGCTTTACGTGTTCGACTTGGGGTTCAACCAGTAGATCCTATGGGGGCATTGTTGTTGCGCTTCATCCTTGCTTCTGCTGTGCTTTTTGGGGGGTTATTAGGTAGCGGTGCTTTTCTTCTTCATCAGGAAAGAGGGGGTTGGATAGGGCTTGTAATTGCTGTGGTTAGCTTATGTATTTTGAGTAAGAAAAAGTTGTTTGATATTTCCATTTCTTCTTGATTCTATGAATAAGATCAGAGTAATTGAAAATTTATTTAAATCTTGGGCTTCTTGCGTTCCACTCTTTTCCCAATTCTCATAGTTGCTCTGTTTGGAGTTGCTTTCTTGGCTGTCAGTGCACGTATCTGGCTGCCTGGTGACATGCTTGCACCAGCTCCAATGAATTGAATCGGGCTTAATTATGTTTAGGATCTGTTTATGAATGATGCGCAAGGACACCCAGTAGATGAGGGGCTAGCAAGCCTTGCGATAGATCCTGATTTGCTAGCAAGAGAGCTAGAGGCTGAACTGGTTGGAGATCCATTAGATGAGATTGATCTTGAAGGTTTTGATTCAGATGCTCTAAATGTTGCGAAAGAGTGTGAGCTTGGGTTGCATTGGTTGAAACAAGGACATGAGGAACGTTTACAGGGGCTAAGAGTGTTTTGTGAGCACAGGGATCCAAGAGCATTGCCATTGTTGGTACCTCTTTTGCAAGAACCTTGCCCTGTAGAAAGGATGAGTGCCGTCTATGCACTTGGAAGGAATCCTTGCCCTCGTGCTGTAAAAATTCTTCTCAAGTTATTGCGAACAGATAGTAATGCTTACGTCCGTAAGGCCACTGCTTGGAGTTTGGGAAATTATTCTGATGCACCTGTGTTGAAACCTTTAATTCATTCTTTGCAGAATGATGTAGCTGCTGTTCGGCTATGGGCTTCAGGTTCATTAGCCGAAGCAGGTGCTAATTCACCTAAAAAGGCCTCTATTGCTGCTAATCAGTTACTCACCAGTTTGGAAATCGATAATGAACCTTTAGTTCGCAGTAATTGTATTTGGGCTCTTGGCCGGCTTTATGAAAGTTTAGAGACCCTTCCAAGAGATCAAATAGAGGAGACTTTGTTAAATGTTTTACTTAATGATTCTGAACCTTCAGTCAGGTATGAGGCTCGCACTGCTCTTGAGCAGATTGATAACCCCCCTCTGGAGCAGAGGCTTAAACGCTTAAGAGATCAAGGTTACCTAGCTTGAGATTTTTAGATTTGTTTTAAAACCCCATCCTTGTAACAACTGTATGTCGAAGGAGGATTTTTTTCTATATCATCGTTTACTTCAACAACTAGGTTGATGCCTCAACGCACTCTTCGGTTCAAGATTAGTCAAGATGGACTGGTTCAAGAGACTGTAGAAGGCGTTGCTGGTAATGCATGTCAGCAATTGACTGAAAAACTTGAAGAGGCTTTAGGTGTTGTTCAACACCGAGAACCTACTTCTGAGTCTTATCTCAATGATGAGATTCAAGTTGAGACAATTTCAACAGAACAATTTCTCTGATGTCACACTTCAGCACTGTTAAAACACAACTGCGTAAGAAGACACCGCTTCTTCAGGCACTGCTTGATTTGGGGCTTTGCCCTCTAGAAGGAGAGAGGATGGTTCGAGGTTATAGAGGACAAACTGTAAAAGCAGAAGTAGCAGTCACTATGACCCAGGGGGGAGATATTGGTTTTCGTTGGAATGAGGCAACTAAAACTTATGAATTAGTGACTGATTTGGACCTTTGGAAGCAGCAAGTTCCTATAGAACGTTTTTTGGCGCAACTCACGCAGAGATATGCCCTTAATACAGTGTTAACTGCAACTGTGGAGGAGGGTTATCAAGTTGCCGAAGAGAAAAGAAATTTGGATGGTTCTATTGAATTGGTCGTTACACGTTGGGACCCTTGATTAACTAATCCATTGAGCATTGATCCTTCAGTAGCTTTTAAGGCCAGAGCTCAAGTTTTTATTGAGCCCAATGGCAAAGAACCATGTCTAGGGGGGCAACTTCGTGAACAAGCTGTTTGGGTAGATGAGTCCATTTGTATTGGTTGTCGTTATTGCGCCCATGTTGCGACAAATACCTTTGTTATTGAGCCGGATCTGGGTCGCTCAAGAGCAATTAGACAAGATGGGGATAGCACTGAACTCATTCAGGAAGCAATTGGGACTTGCCCTGTGAATTGTATTCATTGGGTTCCCTTTGAGCAGCTGGACGATCTCCGTGCTCGTTTAGATGCATTGGACCTGCAAGATTTAGGGAAACTTCCACAAGTTTCTAGGAGGAATCAACGTCGAGTGAAGTGATTTATAAGGTCTTGTCTGATGCACCTTCACCCTCAATGCCTCTTCGACGTTTTGGCCGTACAGGTATTGAAATGCCAGTGTTATCGCTTGGAGGTATGCGCTTTCAGCAAAGTTGGAGTGAACTGCAGCCAGATGAAATTACCCCTGAAAGTCAACAGCAATTAGAAAGAACTCTGAGTAAAGCGAAGGATTGTGGACTCACTCATGTCGAGACTGCAAGGCACTATGGCAGTTCAGAGCTTCAGCTTGGTTGGGGGTTGAAAACTCTGCCTGATAGAAATCGAATATTGCAGACAAAAGTTCCACCTAGAGAGGACTCTAAGAAATTTGAGGCAGAACTTGAGTTAAGTTTTCAAAGACTAGGTTGTGAGAAATTAGACCTCTTGGCCATTCATGGAATAAACCTTAGTGAGCATTTGGTTCAAACTTTTCGACCTGGAGGTTGTCTAGAAGTCGTAAGGCGCTGGCAAGATCTAGGCCGAGTGGGCCATGTTGGGTTTTCTACACATGGTTCAAAACAATTAATTGTGGAGGCGATTAATTCTGATGAATTCGATTATGTGAATCTTCATTGGTATTTCATTCGTCAGGACAATGACCCTGCCTTAGATGCTGCAGCGAAATTAGACCTTGGGGTTTTCATTATCAGCCCCACTGATAAAGGAGGACATTTGCATACACCTTCACCAAAGCTTTTAGATTTGTGCGCACCATTGCATCCAATTGTTTTTAATGATCTTTTTTGCTTAAAGGATTCGAGAGTGCACACTATTAGTGTGGGTGCAGCAAAACCCGAAGACTTAGATCATCATCTTAAGGCGATAGAGCTACTAAATAGAGCGGGTGAATATGTGCCTAGAATTGAAGAGAGCTTATACAACGAGGCTCGCATTATTCTTGGAGAGTCTTGGCTGTCTTCATGGCATATTGGATTGCCAAGTTGGAAAGAAACACCAGGACGTATCAATATCCCTATTTTGCTTTGGTTATACAATCTTGTGGAAGCTTGGGATATGGACAGTTTTGCAAAAGCCCGTTATGGCCTTCTTGGTAATGGGAGCCATTGGTTTCCCGGAGAGAATGCTGATTGCCTTGATCGAGATATTAGTGAGGAGGCATTAAGAAGAGTTCTTGCAAAAAGTCCTTGGTGTAATCAGATACCTAGTTTGCTTCGCAAGCTACGAAATCGTGTAGGTGGTAGTGGGCAGGAAAGACTTTCTTCCACTTAAATTCCTAAGGGCTTTTTTTCTGGTATCCCAATTGGTCTTGGATAGCTCTCTGGACAAGGAAACTTTGCCTGAAGTTTTATCAAGTGCCTTTTCCCTCTCTTCGCTGGGAGCTCCACACTTTCAACTGTTTTTATTCTCGCTTTAAGTAAAAACAATGCTTTGTTGAGGTTTTTTTCATCAATCTTGCTCCACTTCCCTCGAAACAAAAAGGCTTCGCCTTTTTGTTTCAGGAGTGGAATTAAATACTCTGCTGCGATAGGTGCATCCGCAACGGCACGAGCCATTGCCAGATCAAACACTCCTCTATAAGACATATTCTGACCTGTATTTTCTATACGGTCAGTAAGGATATTGATTCGCGAATTTAGGTCAAGCTCTACTGAGATCTTTTGGAGGATTGTAGTTTTTTTCTTGGTTGCATCTACCAGTGTGATGTGTGCCTTTGGTAGAGCTATGGCAACTGCCCAACCAGGAAATCCACATCCTGTTCCAACGTCAATGCAATTCAGTACTTTTTGGGGCTCACTTAGCAACGTTTGCATAGGCCATAAGCTGTCAAAAACATGCCCGATCCAATAATCCTCACCATTTAAAAGTCTTGTTAAATTAACTTCTTTGTTGAAATGACTGAGCAGATTCTGAAGAGTACAAAATTGTTCAAGTTGTGTTGAAGATGGATGCCAGAGCAACTTTTCCCATAATGCTGGACTGGGCTTGTTGAAGCAGTCTTTAATAGACATGTAAAAAGTGGCTGCTTTTTCTAAAATTGTGCAACACAGATGAACTTCAAAGACCTTTTGAATAATGGATTGTTGATCAATTGACCTTGCGTAAAAGCCACTATGAAGTGTTGGGTGTTGCTCAATCTGTGGACGGGGAAACTCTTCACAAAGCATTTCGCCATTTGACTAAAGCATTGCATCCTGATACCACTGTTTTGCCACCTGATGAAGCTGCGCGGAAATTTCGGCAGGTGTGCGAAGCTTATGAATTACTTTCAGATCCTATTCGAAGGTTAAGTTACGACAAAAGTTTTAATGAAGTCAACTGGAATGAGACGATGCATTCTCATAAGTCATTAGTTACTCCAGAAAAGTTCTCGAAACAACTCATTACAAAGGAGGTACGTCGGACGCTGTCTGGAGGTGAATTGCTCTCACTTCTATTATTGGTAGTAGCGTTTTTGATTAGTGTGTTGCTTGCATTAGGGTTTGCATTCGTTCAGGGCAGGGAATTGCAAGTTCGACCAAGTTGGCTAACAGTTAGTCAGACACCTCACAACATTATTTTTCAACGTAACAGCAATGGCTCTGTTGCCTCCAGTTCAAACACCTTTGAATCAACACTCTTTAGCTGCATTAGAACTTTGGCTTCATGAGTTAGGAGCAAAAAAGAGTAAAGAAGATCTTTGTATCTGGACTTTACTAATGCCCAACTGGTCAGCTGAAATAAAAATTGAGCAGGACGAACTGAAGGTTACTTGGGAGCAGAATGGTAAATCAAGTTCCTGTTCGTTCCCTTACGGCTTATCTCGGCAAGATGTTCAAATTGCTATAACTGAGGGCCCATAAATGAACTTGTCTTCTATTAAAGAGACTTTTAAAGCATATCCAAACCTTTCTCAATAGCTGAATAGCATTGTTCTAGTTGTGAATTATTAAGGCAGAGTGGAGGTAGTAAGTAAACCACATTCCCCAAAGGCCTCAGAAATACACCATTTTGCATTGCGATGGCTTTAATAGTTTTTCCTGCAGTATTTAGATAGCCTGAAGGTCCCTCAACATCAAGATCAAAGGCTGCAATTGTCCCAGTAACTCTTATTCTTTTTACTCTTGGATGCTTCGCAATTATATGTAAATGTGCTATGTGCCTTGATTCAAATTTTTGATATTGCTCAGGATTTGCTTCTAATAGATCCAAACTTGCGTTTGCTGCTGCACAACCGAGGGGGTTCCCAGTAAAGCTATGCCCATGCCAAAGAGTCAAATGGGGCGCCTCTCCTATGAACGCAGAAAATATTTCTTCACTTGCCATTGTTACGCCCATAGGAAGAAAGCCTCCAGTTAATCCTTTTGAAAGAGCAATCAGATTTGGTTTTATGCCAGCTCTTTGAAATGCAAAGAGGCTGCCACATCGTCCGAACCCGGTCAGAACTTCATCGGCAATAAGGAGTGCGCCTGCTTCTTGAATCCGTTTCTCGACTTTTTGAAGAAACTCGGGCCTCACCATTGACATCCCTCCTGCCCCTTGAACAAGAGGTTCAAGGATTACAGCAGCTGTTGGTGTTTCGAGGCTTTGTTCCAGTTCTGATAAGACAACCTTCTCTTTTTTTTCTAGATTGTCATCTCCCCACCAGGTGTCAGGCCAAGGGAGCCTCCTTACAGGGAATAGCATATCTTCAAACGGTGCATTAAAGAGAGTTCGTTCTCCTAGCGCCATTGCTCCGAAAGTATCGCCGTGGTAGGCCCCTTGAAAAGCGATTAGTTGATGTCTAGGTTCACACCTGTTCTTCCACCATTGACATGCGATCTTTAAAGCAACCTCTACTGCAGTTGAGCCATTATCTGAAAAGAATAAGCGTTCAAGACCTGTGACATGGCTTAGTCTCGCAGCTAGCTTTTCAGCTTGTGGGTGGGTGAAATCAGCAAATATAACTTGCTCTAACTCTTCAGTTTGCTTTGAGATGGCAGATGAAATATAAGGATGAGTATGGCCATGAAGAGTGACCCACCAACTACTTATGGCATCAATCAGGGGTGGAGCGCCATCACGTAGCAATAAAGCTCCATCTCCAGAGATTACCCTTTGTGGAGGAGTTGATGTGGAAACTTGAGTGAATGGAGGCCAAAGATGAGGATTCCATTGCTGAGATTTATTGCTCATGTTTTAGTGGTTTAGCTTAGAATGCCTCATGCGAGTAGTTGTTTGAAGATTGGGCCAAGATTTTGCTTTTCCCATTCCTCAGCAAGTGTTTTGGCATTGATTTCCATCAAGGTAGGGAGCTGTCCAATTATCTGAACATTTCCAATTTGCTCTAGTGTTTTCGGGTTGTCTGCATGATGTGGCCCATTAAGTATCAGTCCTAGTAGAGGGATATTTCTACTTCTCAGGGCTTCAATGCTGAGTAAAGTGTGATTGAGAGTTCCTAATCCAGATTTTGCTACTAGGAGAACAGGTAGCTTCCAAGAGAGGAGTTGATCAATTTGTAGAAATTGCCTAGTGAGGGGCACTAGCAATCCTCCAGCAGTTTCTATTACTAGAGTTTTTTTGACTAAAGGTAGTTGCAATTTTTCAGGGTCTATGAATTGATTTTCTTGTTCTGCTGCCCAATGAGGAGAGACAGGTGCGTGGAATCTATATGCTTCTCTTATCCACCGCTCCTTTGGAAGGTTTAGAAGTTTGGAGACTTGGCCTGTATCGCCTCCATGCTCTAAACCACTTTGTATTGGTTTCCAATAAATTGCATCCAGGCCTTGGACTAGTAAAGCGCTAACGATGGTTTTACCTATATCTGTGTCTGTTCCACATACAATCAAACCAGAAGGTGATGAATTCATCGCTGGACTAATAGTAATTGAATGAGCCAAGTGAGTCTTACTGCTCCATTCTCTGTGCAGTAGGGCCAGGATCGTTGCAATCTTCGCCAATCTCCAACACTAAGACCAAGCTTTGGAGTTGAGTGCGCTCCAATGTTTATCATTGGCTTTAAAAGAGAGCTGACTTTAGAAGCTGTTTGTGTGAAACTTTGC comes from Prochlorococcus sp. MIT 1307 and encodes:
- a CDS encoding HEAT repeat domain-containing protein, with the translated sequence MNDAQGHPVDEGLASLAIDPDLLARELEAELVGDPLDEIDLEGFDSDALNVAKECELGLHWLKQGHEERLQGLRVFCEHRDPRALPLLVPLLQEPCPVERMSAVYALGRNPCPRAVKILLKLLRTDSNAYVRKATAWSLGNYSDAPVLKPLIHSLQNDVAAVRLWASGSLAEAGANSPKKASIAANQLLTSLEIDNEPLVRSNCIWALGRLYESLETLPRDQIEETLLNVLLNDSEPSVRYEARTALEQIDNPPLEQRLKRLRDQGYLA
- a CDS encoding DUF2997 domain-containing protein — its product is MPQRTLRFKISQDGLVQETVEGVAGNACQQLTEKLEEALGVVQHREPTSESYLNDEIQVETISTEQFL
- a CDS encoding DUF1257 domain-containing protein produces the protein MSHFSTVKTQLRKKTPLLQALLDLGLCPLEGERMVRGYRGQTVKAEVAVTMTQGGDIGFRWNEATKTYELVTDLDLWKQQVPIERFLAQLTQRYALNTVLTATVEEGYQVAEEKRNLDGSIELVVTRWDP
- a CDS encoding ferredoxin; its protein translation is MSIDPSVAFKARAQVFIEPNGKEPCLGGQLREQAVWVDESICIGCRYCAHVATNTFVIEPDLGRSRAIRQDGDSTELIQEAIGTCPVNCIHWVPFEQLDDLRARLDALDLQDLGKLPQVSRRNQRRVK
- a CDS encoding aldo/keto reductase is translated as MPLRRFGRTGIEMPVLSLGGMRFQQSWSELQPDEITPESQQQLERTLSKAKDCGLTHVETARHYGSSELQLGWGLKTLPDRNRILQTKVPPREDSKKFEAELELSFQRLGCEKLDLLAIHGINLSEHLVQTFRPGGCLEVVRRWQDLGRVGHVGFSTHGSKQLIVEAINSDEFDYVNLHWYFIRQDNDPALDAAAKLDLGVFIISPTDKGGHLHTPSPKLLDLCAPLHPIVFNDLFCLKDSRVHTISVGAAKPEDLDHHLKAIELLNRAGEYVPRIEESLYNEARIILGESWLSSWHIGLPSWKETPGRINIPILLWLYNLVEAWDMDSFAKARYGLLGNGSHWFPGENADCLDRDISEEALRRVLAKSPWCNQIPSLLRKLRNRVGGSGQERLSST
- the rsmG gene encoding 16S rRNA (guanine(527)-N(7))-methyltransferase RsmG — encoded protein: MSIKDCFNKPSPALWEKLLWHPSSTQLEQFCTLQNLLSHFNKEVNLTRLLNGEDYWIGHVFDSLWPMQTLLSEPQKVLNCIDVGTGCGFPGWAVAIALPKAHITLVDATKKKTTILQKISVELDLNSRINILTDRIENTGQNMSYRGVFDLAMARAVADAPIAAEYLIPLLKQKGEAFLFRGKWSKIDEKNLNKALFLLKARIKTVESVELPAKRGKRHLIKLQAKFPCPESYPRPIGIPEKKPLGI
- a CDS encoding J domain-containing protein, encoding MTLRKSHYEVLGVAQSVDGETLHKAFRHLTKALHPDTTVLPPDEAARKFRQVCEAYELLSDPIRRLSYDKSFNEVNWNETMHSHKSLVTPEKFSKQLITKEVRRTLSGGELLSLLLLVVAFLISVLLALGFAFVQGRELQVRPSWLTVSQTPHNIIFQRNSNGSVASSSNTFESTLFSCIRTLAS
- a CDS encoding DUF3143 domain-containing protein, producing the protein MALLPPVQTPLNQHSLAALELWLHELGAKKSKEDLCIWTLLMPNWSAEIKIEQDELKVTWEQNGKSSSCSFPYGLSRQDVQIAITEGP
- the bioA gene encoding adenosylmethionine--8-amino-7-oxononanoate transaminase, with product MSNKSQQWNPHLWPPFTQVSTSTPPQRVISGDGALLLRDGAPPLIDAISSWWVTLHGHTHPYISSAISKQTEELEQVIFADFTHPQAEKLAARLSHVTGLERLFFSDNGSTAVEVALKIACQWWKNRCEPRHQLIAFQGAYHGDTFGAMALGERTLFNAPFEDMLFPVRRLPWPDTWWGDDNLEKKEKVVLSELEQSLETPTAAVILEPLVQGAGGMSMVRPEFLQKVEKRIQEAGALLIADEVLTGFGRCGSLFAFQRAGIKPNLIALSKGLTGGFLPMGVTMASEEIFSAFIGEAPHLTLWHGHSFTGNPLGCAAANASLDLLEANPEQYQKFESRHIAHLHIIAKHPRVKRIRVTGTIAAFDLDVEGPSGYLNTAGKTIKAIAMQNGVFLRPLGNVVYLLPPLCLNNSQLEQCYSAIEKGLDML
- the bioD gene encoding dethiobiotin synthase, with protein sequence MNSSPSGLIVCGTDTDIGKTIVSALLVQGLDAIYWKPIQSGLEHGGDTGQVSKLLNLPKERWIREAYRFHAPVSPHWAAEQENQFIDPEKLQLPLVKKTLVIETAGGLLVPLTRQFLQIDQLLSWKLPVLLVAKSGLGTLNHTLLSIEALRSRNIPLLGLILNGPHHADNPKTLEQIGNVQIIGQLPTLMEINAKTLAEEWEKQNLGPIFKQLLA